In Palaeococcus ferrophilus DSM 13482, the genomic window CTCAAGCCCGTAGAGGTAGAGAGACGCTGGTACGGTGTCTTCCCCTACCTCATCCTTTGAGACGTAGATGGTTGGGAAGGGATAGCTCTTCCTCTTCACCCTTCCGTACTTGACCTCTATCCCGAAGAAGCCTCCTCTCTTCACGACGAGGTCACACTCCCTGTTTTGATCGTAGTAGAAGCCACCAAATGAGTGCTTCTCTCTCATTATCGGTTCTTCGCGGGACCATATCACGTGAGTTGCCACCGTGTGCTCCACTAACCACTCTATGTTCTCCTCGACGAACTCAACCGGATCGCTCCCGAGGTAGAGGGCCAGGGCCGTCGCTATCAAGGAGCTCTGGAAGACCACCTTTTTCTCCTTCCGGTGGGCGTGCCTCTTTCTGTTGATATCCCAGGCCTCGAGGACGTAGATGAGCCTCGCGCTCTCAAGGGTGTTCAGGTACTCCCTCACCGTCGGATGGGATATTCCAGTCTCACGGGCGAGGGTCACGTAGTCAACCCTGTTCCCCTTCAGCCTAAAGATAGCTTCAAGAAGCTCCCGAGCTATTTCCTCGCTCTTTCCAGATTTTGCTATCTCCCCGAGGGTGAGCCTTATTATCTCCTCGTACCTCTTCTCGCTCACCTTTCTTTTCCTCTTGAACTCGAGGACTGCCTCCGGGAAGCCCCCGGTGAGGATGTAGCCGTAGAAAAGGCCCTCAAGCTCGTCGAACCAGGGAAACAGGTCGTCCGCGGCTGGGGAGTCATAGGTAAAAGCGACCTCCGGGAGCCTGGGGTTGAGGAAGCGCGCGAACTCCCTGAAGTTCAAAGGGTTGAAGTAGTACTCGTTCCCCTCTATTCCCCTCCCTGGAAGGAGCTCGCTTTCTCTCTTAAGCTCCACGGGATTTGAGCCGGTTGCGACTGTGGTTGCCCTCTCCTCCCCGAGGGCCTTGAGAAGGAGCCTCCAGTCCCTGAGGTAGGTTATCTCGTCGAGGAGGACTGTTAGCTCGCCGTGCCTCCTCCGGAGCTCCTCTATGAAGGAAACGACCTCTTTCCTCGAGAACCTGTCGGCGGGAATGTAAACAATCTTCCTCGGGTCGGTTCCGGGGCGTATGAGCTCCTCCACGAGGGTCTTGAGGTAGAAGCTCTTTCCTGCCCTTCTGATGCCCCTGAGGAGGATAACGCCTCCTGGATTAACTGTTATTCGCTTCCTAGGTATTACCTCTCCCGCCCTCGAGAGGTCGGGGTCTTCACTCTCCCAGCCTTCCCCCTTCCACCAGGGGTTGTAGCGGACGAGCCTCACAATCTTGACTGCCATGTGTGAAAGTATGCTTTCACAGTTTATAAGATTTGTGAAAGTCCACTTTCATAAATCGGCCTATTTATGAAAACCCACTTTCACAGATCACAGCTTTTATGAAAGTCCGCTTTCATAAAGTGGGCAAAAGGAGGAAGCCGCCCCAGCGTTCAGACCTTCCGGAGCTTGCCTATTCCCTCCCACCTCTCCTCCCTCACAAGCTCCAGGGCGTAGGCGTAGATGCCGAGCTTCAGAAGATTCTCCGGCGTGGGGTCTTTCCTTGAGAGCTCTTTAACGGCGGAGGAGAGCTTCTGGAGGGCCTTCTCCTTGGCCTTCTTGGAGTAGTCGGCGAACTCAAGGGCCTGGAGGATGGAGAGGACTTCGAGGAGAGCTTCCGTAGGGAGTTCAAGGGTTTCTCCAGCAGGGGCTTTCTTTTTCCCTCTGGTCTTTGCTTTCTTCCCACTTATTTCGCTGTAAACCTGCCGTAGCTCCCCTATGTCCTGCTCTGTTAGGATTCCCGCCTCTACTAGGGCACGGTCTACGTCCGCTCGTTCAAACGCTTGTAGCGTCTCTGCGGGCATATTAAATGCACCCCTGTGAACCTTCTCAGTCACCTTTTTTACAGTGCGCACTGCCTTTATCAGGCGCTTTCTTTCCTCCTCGCTCAATGGCCTGCCTCTCACGTCCTCTATATGTGATGCTATGCGGTTTGCTATAACCTCGTCGTCTGTGTTGAGTATCTGATCGAAGGTTGCGTGCGGATCGTCCACGAGGTATGCTATTTCCCTAGCAACACGCATTCCCACTTCTGGGCTGTGCTTTTTTGCCATCTCTGCCGCAAGGGGCATCATGAGTTCCGTGAAGAGAATGATTGCAGGGGCGTGCGGGTTATCTGCCTTTCTGTGTGGCCAATACAGGTCATCAGTATGGGGGGGTATTCGCCTTCCCTCGTTTTCTTTATTTTTTTGCATCCATTCCCGTTAACTTCGATATAATTTTGTGTGTATCGTATCCGCTTAATACGATGCTTAGCGCACCAATTTTGTGTAAATCCTTCTCTGTCAGCCCGTACTGCTTCGCTATCTTCTCCAGATCTTTGCCCTTCTTTTTCTCCTTCTTCCCGAATATGAACATCCCGGTGAGCGGCAGGAGCGACAAGGGTACCACCCTCTAAGGTTTGGTCTCAGAGAAATAAGGGTTTCGGGCTGGGAAAGGTTAATAACCTGCCTGAAGAAAAATCTTAATGGTGAGAGAATGGCCGAGGCGACCAGGGGCAAGGCCCTCAAGCTCTACGAGAGGATGTTCGAACGGGAGATGGAGATTTTGAAACTCATCGAGGAGAAGAAAAGGGAAATAAAGCCCGGAATGCTGGGAAAGGGGAGCTTTGAGGAGTTCAAGAAGTACAAGCTCGAGGTGTACGAAGGGTGATGTTCCTCGACTCAAGCGTCCTCTACAACTACCTCGTCGAGACAGAACTAACGAAAGAAGCCGTCAAACTTGTAGACTCTGATGAAGTAAAAATAGTCTCCGACACCGTCATCGATGAGCTTTTCTACGTGCTCCTGAGGAGAAGTGCCCAGAAGGAGTATGGTGTTTCATCTGCGTGGGGCCTCAAGAAGCTCCTGAGAAAGAACGAGAGCTTTAGAAAAATCTCCCTTGATGTAATCTCGACCGTTCTTAGCCTCATAGAGGCAAAGGGGATAATCATCGTTCCGGACTCAAGGGACTGGCTCACCATAGGAACCCTCGTTCATGACTACTCCCTTCTTCCCCACGACGCGAGGATCCTCGCGACGGCCCTCGAGAACAACTGCACCAGGCTTGCGACCTTCGACGAAGACTCTAGGGACGTGGACATCATAGAGATCGTTCCGTGAGGTTTCAGCTAAGAAATCCCTTAAAAGCCCCTCAAGTCCCACCTGAACCCGGACAGTCCCTACTCATTAGCTCAAGGGGACCCCTTTTAACTTGCAGGGGTGCAAGTTACTTGTGGGGGTGCAAGTTGAAACAAGGACATTCAATCGGCCTAGGACTTCCCGCTCAGCAAAGAGGAGTACCTCAGGATGAAAAGGGTTAAAAAGCGGGCCTAAAGCCCCTCGATTTCTTTCATCCTCTCCAGCTCTCCCCTCTTGATTATTTCGATCGCGAAGGCGTAGAGGCCGAGCTTTAGAAGGTTCTCGGGCGTTAGCTTCTCGGCGGAGACTTCTCTTATCCTTGCGGAGAGCCTCTCGATGGCCTTTCTTTTTGCCTCCTCAGAAAAGCCCGCAAATTCGAGGCCGTTGAGGATGGAGAGGACTTCGACGTTTACGTTGGGGTCGAGGGACGGTGAGGTTTTTCTTTCATCGTTGTGTTCTGCTACCTTTTCCTCTTCTCTCAGATCTTCCTTCAGTTTTTCTGCAAGTTCTTCTATTGCCATGTATAGCTTTGGGTTAAGTGGTTTGATATCTCGTTCTACATCCGGTATGCCCGAAATTTGCATTATCTCGTCATAGAATGATGGATCCTCAGGGTAAGCATCCGCAATTTTCTTAATGTACGGGATATACTCTTTTATCCTCTGCTTTATTTCCTCCACACTCACTTTTTGCTCCGTACTGCTAGCAATTTTTGTTGCAATGGTAGTGAGCACGTCCTCTGAGTTTATTATGTCATCGAGGGTAATGGGTTTTTTATCTTGCTCCTTTAGCTTTTTTCCCTGTATTTCCTGTCGCGCTTCAGAAAGACGTCCTCTCTGGTAGTAAACATGCGTATTTTTGCAGGAACTACATCTTCTACTCTTGCACGGCTGCCGAACTTTTTTTGGCTACTGATGTGATTACGTCCAGAAACATGAGGATTTTTGCCAACTCTATGTCGTCCTTGGCAACGACGTATATCGGTTTTCCCCCGAACGGTCGCTTATAATTCCTTGCGTCTCTAGGGGGATATTCTTCTTTTTCATGAGGTATACCATTAATGCGCTCGCCAGCTTTGAGTGTATACGCGTGGCATCCTTTTTCGTCTTGCTCTCATGTGCAATCCACAGGGCCGGCATTATCGAAAGGAAAATTACTTGCAGAATATGTGGTGTGTGAAGGGGAGAGAATCCATCACCAAGAGCATCACATCACCCTCCATTCTTCAGCATCAAGGGAAATAAGCTTTTCTCCTCTCCCCTCGCAGGTTTCCAAAGAGTCACTGTTAAGACCGTAAAAACAAAGAGGTTAACGATAGCGTAAAATTTCGGGGTTTACGCGGTCAACGGTAGTGAGGGAAGTCCCCCAAGTCCCAAACTAACCAGCCCTCCTCCCTGAGCTCTTCCTTTCCCTCGATGTTTTTAGCGATCAGTCCATAATACTTTTCCCACCCGTCCAGTCTAACGAGTTTTGCCTTCCTCTCCACGTCCTTCAAAATCCTCGTCGCTTCCCTCTCGCTCAAATCCTTCCACTTGGCCTCGACGAAGAGCGCCTTCTTTTCACGCTCGTTGAGAGCGACGAGGTCAATCTCCTCGTTTTTGTGCCACCACCTTCCAATCCTGGTGAACTTAAACGGGAGCTTCTCGCGTTTATTCAACTTTATGAGGAACTCCCTGGCGATCTTCTCGAACACAGGGCCGAGATAGTGGGGGTAATCCCTCCTGATCGTCTCCACATCAAAGGTTCCCTCCTCAATGGGGGAGAGGTTGGGATAGATAAAGCGGAACCAGAAAGCCAGGAAGTTGTCGGCTAAATAGTACCTTCCTTTCTTTGAGCTCTCCCTTTCAGTTATAGGAACCTCCCGCACAACGAAACCTGTCTCCATGAGGTTCCGGAGGTATGGACTCAGGTCGGAGTGCCTCATCCTCGCAAAGTCCCTGATCTCCTTCGGTGTTGTTTTCCCGTTTGCTATCGCCTCAAGGATTCTTTTGTAAGTGCTCACTTCCGTGAACTCGTAGCGAAGGAGAAAGTCCACTTCGTCCCGGAAAAAACTGACCGGGTTTGAAAGTTCCTCTTCCAGCCATCCCCAGAAGGGCAGCCTGACCCGGTTTATGTAGAAAGGTATCCCGTCGGTGAGGCCGTGGACCTCTACCAGCTCCTTCCAGGCGGCGTTAGGAAAGAACTCCCTCAGAGAGAAGAAACTCATAGGTCTAAGCTTGAGAGATCCGGTTCTCCTGCCGTAGAGGGGGCTTTTGTAGCTGAGAACCTTCTCCGTGATCATGCTCACCGAGGAACCGAGGAGAACGAGCTTGGTCCCCGAATTCGAGAGGTCGGTATCAATTATCCTCTGGAACAGAGAGAGAATTCCCGGGTTCTCCTTTATGAGGTTGGGGAACTCGTCTATAACTATAACCTTTCCCTTAAGGGCGTGAAGGGTTCCCTCCCAGTCCTCACGGGCGTACCTGACCTCTGGAAATGTTCTCTCCGCGGTCTCCCTAAAGTGCCTCAGGTTCTCCCCCTCGACTGCAAGATAGTATACGTGGGAGGTTCCCTTAACTGCCTCAAGCACAAGTCTCGTTTTCCCGACCCTTCTCCGCCCGTAGATGACGATCAGCTCAAAGCCCTTCCCCTCAAGGTGCTTTTTAAGGGACTTCAGTTCCTCTCGCCTGTTCACAAAGCGAGACAATGATAATCACCATTATGATAATTTCGATTATCATATTAAAGCCTTTCTCTTTAAATCGGGGTCTGTCCGTCGTGAGTTTTTAGGGAGGAACGTGAGTGAACCTCTTCCCATTTAAGTCAACCTTCACGACGGACTTGGGCTTCATCACGTTCAACTCTCCTCCGGGTT contains:
- a CDS encoding ATP-binding protein is translated as MAVKIVRLVRYNPWWKGEGWESEDPDLSRAGEVIPRKRITVNPGGVILLRGIRRAGKSFYLKTLVEELIRPGTDPRKIVYIPADRFSRKEVVSFIEELRRRHGELTVLLDEITYLRDWRLLLKALGEERATTVATGSNPVELKRESELLPGRGIEGNEYYFNPLNFREFARFLNPRLPEVAFTYDSPAADDLFPWFDELEGLFYGYILTGGFPEAVLEFKRKRKVSEKRYEEIIRLTLGEIAKSGKSEEIARELLEAIFRLKGNRVDYVTLARETGISHPTVREYLNTLESARLIYVLEAWDINRKRHAHRKEKKVVFQSSLIATALALYLGSDPVEFVEENIEWLVEHTVATHVIWSREEPIMREKHSFGGFYYDQNRECDLVVKRGGFFGIEVKYGRVKRKSYPFPTIYVSKDEVGEDTVPASLYLYGLEKSRRSI
- a CDS encoding PIN domain-containing protein, with the translated sequence MFLDSSVLYNYLVETELTKEAVKLVDSDEVKIVSDTVIDELFYVLLRRSAQKEYGVSSAWGLKKLLRKNESFRKISLDVISTVLSLIEAKGIIIVPDSRDWLTIGTLVHDYSLLPHDARILATALENNCTRLATFDEDSRDVDIIEIVP
- a CDS encoding ATP-binding protein, with protein sequence MSRFVNRREELKSLKKHLEGKGFELIVIYGRRRVGKTRLVLEAVKGTSHVYYLAVEGENLRHFRETAERTFPEVRYAREDWEGTLHALKGKVIVIDEFPNLIKENPGILSLFQRIIDTDLSNSGTKLVLLGSSVSMITEKVLSYKSPLYGRRTGSLKLRPMSFFSLREFFPNAAWKELVEVHGLTDGIPFYINRVRLPFWGWLEEELSNPVSFFRDEVDFLLRYEFTEVSTYKRILEAIANGKTTPKEIRDFARMRHSDLSPYLRNLMETGFVVREVPITERESSKKGRYYLADNFLAFWFRFIYPNLSPIEEGTFDVETIRRDYPHYLGPVFEKIAREFLIKLNKREKLPFKFTRIGRWWHKNEEIDLVALNEREKKALFVEAKWKDLSEREATRILKDVERKAKLVRLDGWEKYYGLIAKNIEGKEELREEGWLVWDLGDFPHYR